A genomic window from Candidatus Pelagisphaera phototrophica includes:
- a CDS encoding TonB-dependent receptor domain-containing protein has translation MNENQHPNLALKVGHLFRLSSFALIVAICTKQAQSQDVEGSLEDLVTYGAGDPNFVLPNQPIEGVLGFSKSILETPRSATVVSSEMISELSISEVADLARIAPSTNTVTRWGVQGNIDIRAMTADTYFRGMKRIEPQGNSRTVLGANDQIEVVRGPAPAYFGSGKIGGYTNMTPKSGRSRQGAYLEEDEGFVQGIFGSYGKREVSLGFGGPINFTGNSERRGGYYVYALEEDSESFYENIPIGQKILQGAISQELTESWRLETGFNLQETRTAGGFMTRITQDLIDNGNYWGGTFLVDLDLDKSGKIGHLEFETASPIVSGRTNSSGNNSLRQRFDSRYTDALAGEVPVVANANSALEAFQTMRPEFAGMLGDANMKLLNQLPRGFVMDPDTVELTKVDWGHVSLEKELYAKLGLFYLDFINDGGDVKMKNQMILDSQDQFKDSELPFYQKQDIWAFENKFSLETELYSDNSVTVNSISAVNFRHTDAQRHCNFGDYDNRPNLAMPKNERTPRDLFITPRENSDYYNGGAPYTRWRHSKYDEYGIGTMLDITVGENLSVILGARYDYIDAETADYADVDGEGIYVFASGADGTPSFRTADTSTRDTDDGVSYTGSVYYSLPNNLNLYGTYGLQTALSDGSALTLAQNLIGDGAYAEASIEEIGIKGSHFDGKLYWALAGYRQERATVDEDPNGNPLIGSLGVLTGEGVELEVRWVPNEKFYLSGFSVAQKTLDVSGRAGWLRLHGTTHGFEDVLDPVTGEVIYPAEAFTWGGQAGHRVQAGEKIERPAYPNTSHGIAMGYKAPYGLNFTLSGNYISEVQSGRYGVVMLPEATTANLAIGWKRGSFAAKLDIFNLTDELYFRGRSGSTSGDELISVMLPRRWQVTISKTF, from the coding sequence ATGAACGAAAACCAACACCCTAACCTTGCTTTGAAGGTAGGTCATTTATTTCGACTGTCAAGCTTTGCGCTAATTGTAGCGATTTGCACAAAGCAAGCGCAGTCTCAAGACGTCGAGGGATCACTAGAAGATCTGGTAACGTACGGAGCCGGTGACCCAAACTTCGTTTTGCCTAACCAGCCCATAGAAGGAGTCTTAGGGTTCTCTAAATCCATATTAGAAACGCCTAGGTCCGCTACTGTCGTGAGTTCCGAAATGATTTCGGAGTTGTCGATAAGTGAGGTGGCTGACTTAGCTCGTATTGCCCCAAGCACCAATACTGTAACCCGTTGGGGGGTACAGGGTAACATAGATATTCGTGCAATGACGGCAGACACCTACTTTCGGGGTATGAAACGAATAGAGCCCCAAGGCAATTCTCGGACGGTTTTAGGTGCGAATGATCAGATCGAAGTTGTTCGTGGTCCTGCTCCTGCTTATTTTGGATCTGGCAAAATTGGAGGATATACCAATATGACGCCGAAATCGGGTCGTTCACGGCAAGGGGCGTACCTAGAAGAGGACGAAGGTTTTGTTCAGGGAATATTTGGATCGTACGGCAAGCGCGAAGTTTCGCTTGGCTTCGGTGGACCAATTAACTTCACGGGCAATTCGGAGCGCCGAGGCGGTTATTATGTTTATGCTCTAGAGGAGGACTCTGAGTCGTTTTATGAGAATATTCCTATTGGGCAAAAGATTCTTCAAGGGGCGATATCTCAAGAGCTTACTGAAAGTTGGCGGCTTGAAACAGGTTTTAACCTCCAGGAAACACGTACAGCCGGCGGATTTATGACACGCATAACGCAGGACCTTATCGACAACGGTAACTACTGGGGTGGAACCTTTTTGGTCGATCTTGATCTCGATAAAAGCGGGAAGATCGGGCACTTGGAGTTCGAAACAGCTTCCCCTATAGTGTCAGGTCGTACGAACTCATCTGGGAATAATTCACTAAGACAACGCTTCGATTCTCGTTATACAGACGCACTCGCTGGCGAAGTACCGGTCGTGGCTAACGCTAATAGTGCTTTGGAGGCTTTTCAAACGATGCGGCCAGAATTTGCGGGAATGCTAGGGGATGCGAATATGAAGCTTTTGAACCAGCTGCCTCGGGGATTTGTAATGGACCCTGACACGGTAGAATTGACTAAAGTCGATTGGGGTCACGTATCGCTCGAGAAGGAGTTGTATGCAAAACTAGGTCTTTTTTACCTAGATTTCATCAACGATGGGGGTGACGTTAAAATGAAGAATCAAATGATCTTGGATTCACAGGATCAATTTAAGGACTCGGAACTACCTTTCTATCAGAAGCAAGATATATGGGCTTTCGAGAACAAATTTTCTTTGGAAACAGAACTATACAGCGATAACTCGGTAACAGTCAATTCCATATCTGCTGTCAACTTTAGACATACGGATGCGCAGCGTCACTGCAACTTTGGTGATTACGACAACCGCCCAAACCTTGCGATGCCAAAGAACGAGCGGACTCCAAGGGACCTTTTCATAACTCCCAGAGAAAACTCGGATTATTATAATGGTGGAGCCCCCTACACAAGATGGCGACACAGTAAGTATGACGAGTATGGAATTGGAACTATGCTGGATATTACCGTCGGCGAAAACTTAAGCGTAATCCTTGGAGCAAGATACGACTACATCGATGCAGAGACTGCTGACTATGCGGACGTTGACGGAGAAGGAATATACGTTTTTGCTTCTGGAGCTGATGGCACACCGAGCTTCCGCACAGCAGACACATCAACTCGGGATACTGACGATGGAGTTTCGTACACGGGCAGTGTTTACTACAGTCTCCCGAACAATCTGAATTTATATGGAACCTATGGTTTACAAACCGCGTTGTCTGACGGATCTGCTTTGACTTTAGCTCAGAACTTGATTGGAGACGGAGCGTACGCTGAAGCGAGCATAGAGGAGATTGGAATTAAAGGGTCACACTTTGATGGAAAACTCTACTGGGCATTAGCTGGTTATCGTCAAGAGCGAGCGACTGTTGACGAGGATCCGAACGGTAATCCGCTGATCGGTAGTTTGGGTGTTCTCACTGGAGAAGGTGTAGAGCTCGAAGTTCGTTGGGTTCCTAACGAAAAGTTTTACTTGAGTGGATTCAGTGTAGCCCAAAAGACTCTCGACGTTTCAGGCCGCGCAGGTTGGCTGAGGCTTCATGGGACGACACACGGGTTCGAAGATGTACTTGATCCGGTAACTGGTGAGGTTATTTACCCAGCTGAAGCGTTTACGTGGGGTGGTCAGGCTGGCCACAGGGTTCAAGCGGGAGAAAAAATCGAAAGGCCCGCGTATCCAAATACTAGCCACGGCATCGCTATGGGATATAAAGCCCCGTACGGTCTAAATTTTACGCTCAGCGGGAACTACATCTCTGAGGTACAATCAGGTCGCTATGGCGTGGTCATGCTCCCGGAGGCAACGACAGCCAACCTTGCAATTGGTTGGAAACGTGGAAGTTTTGCAGCTAAGCTGGATATTTTTAACCTTACAGATGAGCTCTATTTCAGAGGACGTAGCGGTAGTACATCTGGGGATGAGCTGATATCTGTAATGCTACCCCGTCGTTGGCAGGTAACGATCTCGAAGACTTTCTGA
- a CDS encoding amidase family protein, with the protein MNIIKYFYHTGFFLSIFWFSGYAFSKSFSLEKATIEDINEAFDSGSLNAEKLVSMYLKRIEAYDKKGPKINTVITLQPNAIEIARKLDIERSESGPRSKLHGIPVVLKDLFDTYDMPTSSGFLPLKNSQPLYDATVVKRLREAGAIIFAKVNMSDWFGSPADPKDQSSVLGRTNNPYNLELTPGGSSGGTGAALAAVFAQIGLGTETGVSIRNPTSNNSLVGLAPTRGLIPRTGMVMTSFTQERCGPMGRTVYDVAAMTDVVQGFDAEDLLTMNSPGRVPKSSYTTFLDKDGLRGARIGIFRDLFRVGEDHEEAVALVESAIHRMHDAGATVIDNLSIGLDLFPLLSETRTNYYEAQFSYDIYFRRLGPDAVIKNVDELIEKGGSLVKESIIQGRREIDSLMHDAEFLAKRDSQESLKAAALDLMDKYRLDALVYPFKSIPAEPHGERHDERDNPFSSVTGLPALLVPAGYTSEENGPISVEFLGRPYSESILFKLGYAYEQLGPVRKTPETTPPLSGETFEY; encoded by the coding sequence ATGAATATAATAAAGTATTTTTATCACACCGGATTTTTTCTGTCGATATTTTGGTTTAGTGGATACGCTTTTTCAAAGAGTTTTTCACTAGAAAAAGCTACTATAGAAGACATAAATGAAGCCTTCGATTCTGGATCCTTGAACGCAGAAAAGCTAGTCTCCATGTACTTAAAGCGCATAGAGGCTTACGATAAAAAGGGACCTAAAATAAATACTGTTATAACGCTACAACCGAATGCAATTGAGATTGCTCGTAAGCTAGATATAGAAAGGTCTGAATCTGGACCGCGTTCGAAACTACATGGAATTCCGGTGGTATTAAAGGATTTATTCGATACTTACGATATGCCAACCTCCTCAGGTTTTCTTCCTTTAAAGAATTCTCAGCCCTTGTATGATGCGACCGTTGTCAAGAGACTTCGCGAAGCAGGAGCTATAATATTTGCAAAGGTCAACATGAGCGACTGGTTTGGAAGCCCTGCTGATCCCAAGGACCAAAGTTCTGTACTCGGTCGCACGAATAACCCTTACAATCTCGAATTAACGCCTGGCGGGTCAAGTGGAGGAACGGGGGCAGCACTTGCTGCGGTTTTCGCCCAAATAGGACTGGGAACTGAAACCGGGGTTTCCATTCGCAATCCAACTTCAAACAATAGCCTTGTGGGATTGGCTCCAACGCGAGGTCTAATACCACGAACGGGAATGGTGATGACTTCTTTCACACAAGAGCGCTGCGGACCAATGGGCAGGACTGTTTACGATGTGGCTGCAATGACGGATGTTGTTCAAGGCTTTGACGCAGAGGATCTCCTAACTATGAATTCACCCGGAAGAGTTCCTAAATCTTCGTACACAACTTTTCTCGACAAAGATGGCCTTCGAGGAGCTCGTATAGGTATCTTTCGGGACCTTTTCCGTGTGGGTGAAGATCACGAAGAGGCTGTAGCATTGGTCGAATCGGCAATTCATCGGATGCACGATGCAGGTGCGACCGTGATTGATAATCTCAGTATTGGCTTGGATCTTTTTCCGTTGCTTTCAGAAACGCGGACTAATTACTACGAGGCTCAATTTTCTTACGATATTTATTTCCGTCGGCTCGGTCCAGATGCGGTCATAAAAAATGTCGATGAGCTGATCGAGAAGGGGGGTAGCCTTGTCAAAGAAAGTATAATTCAAGGTAGGAGAGAAATAGATTCTCTCATGCATGACGCCGAGTTTTTAGCAAAGCGTGATAGTCAAGAATCTCTGAAAGCAGCAGCTCTTGATCTGATGGATAAATACCGTCTTGATGCCTTAGTATATCCTTTCAAATCCATACCTGCTGAGCCTCACGGTGAAAGGCATGACGAGAGAGATAACCCTTTCAGTTCCGTCACAGGCTTGCCGGCTTTGCTAGTACCAGCCGGTTATACTTCCGAAGAAAACGGACCTATTTCCGTAGAATTTCTGGGCAGGCCCTACAGCGAATCAATCCTTTTTAAATTGGGATATGCTTATGAGCAGCTAGGTCCAGTTCGCAAGACTCCGGAAACTACGCCTCCGCTCTCGGGTGAGACGTTTGAATACTAA
- a CDS encoding amidase family protein — MNLTTATIDDIQRAVGEGLLTYEDLCEKYLQRIAAYELSGPKLHSIISINPHWRQEAKLLDRERQTNGIRGPLHGIPIAVKDNIDTLGIQNSGGAIGLANNFAPDDAFVIKQLRKGGAIIFLKTNLSEFASGSPGLPGASTLGGQPRNPYNLRRHSDGSSSGTGSSLAAVFAVSGLGTETGSSVRGPSSANNLVGLAPTEGLISRDGVIPLSTTLDRVGVMARNVYDVAVTLNYTTGVDPADAITSLSDGKLSPEPYQSFLDKSSLDGARLGVVSELFVEDDPVCAEAVSIVKDAVSDCEANGSTIVEVNTGYTDLMDQLSLSNITPTEIGPALESYFASLDESYGVKTLEQFYKTGGFVIGKWERYENALASASNFDSPDYKEHVQRRKEMRSVLLDLLNDNGLDALVYIHNNYPSELVNEPSTYTKIRLSSVSGLPAVVVPAGITTLGQPVAVEFLGRAFDEAAILSLAYSYEQSTGHRTLPPSTPPLLSDYVSR; from the coding sequence TTGAATCTGACTACGGCAACTATAGACGACATACAGCGTGCGGTTGGAGAAGGATTACTCACGTATGAGGATCTTTGCGAAAAGTATCTTCAGCGAATCGCTGCCTACGAGCTTAGCGGCCCAAAGCTGCATTCAATAATTTCTATCAACCCCCATTGGAGGCAGGAGGCTAAACTACTGGATAGGGAACGCCAGACAAATGGAATACGGGGACCTCTTCATGGAATTCCGATCGCCGTAAAAGATAACATTGATACACTAGGCATTCAGAATTCCGGGGGTGCAATCGGTCTGGCTAATAACTTCGCTCCTGATGATGCGTTCGTTATAAAACAACTTAGAAAGGGTGGAGCTATAATATTTCTCAAAACTAACCTGAGCGAATTCGCCTCAGGGTCACCGGGTCTCCCGGGAGCTAGCACGCTCGGCGGGCAGCCTCGCAATCCTTATAATCTAAGAAGACATAGCGATGGTTCGAGCTCAGGAACAGGATCGTCCCTAGCAGCAGTGTTTGCGGTATCAGGGCTTGGTACAGAAACAGGATCGTCCGTCCGTGGACCATCGAGTGCTAATAATCTCGTGGGATTAGCACCAACGGAGGGCTTAATCAGCCGCGACGGGGTAATACCGCTTTCCACAACGCTAGACCGCGTCGGTGTTATGGCGAGAAACGTGTACGACGTAGCGGTAACGTTGAATTACACCACCGGGGTAGACCCGGCGGACGCAATAACCTCTTTGAGTGATGGCAAGCTGAGCCCAGAGCCCTACCAATCTTTTTTAGACAAAAGCTCTTTGGACGGTGCTAGGCTAGGGGTGGTTAGCGAGTTATTCGTCGAGGATGATCCCGTTTGTGCCGAGGCAGTTTCGATCGTGAAAGATGCTGTATCAGACTGCGAAGCAAATGGTTCAACAATTGTCGAGGTGAATACAGGATATACGGATCTTATGGATCAGCTTTCCCTTAGTAATATAACACCCACGGAGATTGGCCCCGCCCTTGAAAGCTACTTTGCGTCTCTTGACGAATCGTATGGAGTCAAAACTTTAGAACAATTCTACAAGACAGGCGGCTTTGTGATTGGGAAATGGGAACGCTACGAGAATGCTTTGGCTTCGGCCTCTAACTTTGATTCTCCAGATTACAAGGAGCACGTGCAGCGGCGGAAGGAAATGAGATCTGTCCTCCTAGACCTTTTAAACGACAACGGCCTGGATGCACTAGTCTACATTCACAACAACTATCCCTCAGAACTAGTTAATGAGCCGTCCACCTACACAAAAATCCGACTTAGCTCAGTCTCTGGTCTACCTGCTGTAGTAGTTCCCGCTGGAATAACGACACTTGGCCAGCCGGTTGCTGTCGAATTTCTCGGTCGAGCTTTTGATGAAGCAGCCATACTTTCGTTGGCTTATTCGTACGAGCAATCAACCGGACACCGTACTTTGCCACCAAGCACTCCCCCTCTTCTATCTGATTATGTTTCGCGGTAA
- a CDS encoding amidase family protein, with the protein MFRGKVEKLIGASFVIAALISLNAKEFNLQTASVEDINDAFEAKALTAEELVKLCIARIEAYDQKGPKLNSVIAINPNALELARKLDEERNISGPRSRIHGIPVLLKDNYDTYDMPNTGASKALVGSIAPDDAFTVERLRDAGAIIFAKVNLSELARSGVSISSLMGQTLNAFDQSRTPGGSSGGTGAAIAATFGILGTGSDTGQSTRSPASANNLVGIRPTFGLISRDGIIPISYTQDTAGPITRYVADAAVMMDYLVGFDPKDKATWEGIDKYPESYTSYLQKDSLDGARIGFVPQLLGDGSHPDHPIVTKVTMKAIEDMKSAGATVFPVSIPLLDDIAAGSFVLSVSGFESMWTMDEYFTSLGPDSKFKNLKEFVAAGLTYKPILDRLKEDIKLENALDNSEYAKRLINQSRFQDKLVATMDEYALDVLFYTHQKRLVVPATKNPDQVERNGFMGSSSGLPAITFPGGFSPASNEAPAGVPIGIEFLGRPFSEAKLIKLAYSYEQFTKHRTTPPATPSLPGEAFEYQ; encoded by the coding sequence ATGTTTCGCGGTAAGGTTGAAAAGCTTATTGGTGCGTCGTTTGTGATTGCGGCTCTGATATCTCTTAATGCCAAAGAGTTCAACCTCCAGACGGCATCGGTAGAAGATATTAATGATGCGTTTGAAGCGAAGGCTTTGACAGCAGAGGAACTAGTAAAACTTTGTATAGCTAGAATAGAGGCCTATGACCAAAAAGGTCCGAAGCTTAATTCAGTAATAGCTATCAACCCGAATGCTTTGGAATTAGCTCGGAAACTTGATGAGGAAAGAAATATTTCTGGTCCTCGAAGTCGTATACACGGAATTCCAGTTCTTCTTAAAGACAATTACGATACCTATGACATGCCAAACACTGGGGCATCGAAGGCTTTAGTGGGAAGTATTGCTCCGGATGATGCATTCACAGTCGAAAGACTTAGAGATGCGGGGGCCATTATCTTTGCAAAAGTAAACCTTAGTGAACTTGCCCGCAGTGGGGTATCGATAAGCTCTTTAATGGGACAGACCCTGAATGCTTTTGATCAAAGCAGAACACCGGGAGGTTCAAGCGGTGGTACGGGAGCCGCCATTGCTGCTACTTTTGGTATCCTCGGAACAGGATCTGATACGGGCCAATCTACGAGATCGCCTGCATCGGCAAATAATCTCGTTGGGATCCGTCCTACATTTGGTCTCATCAGCCGCGATGGAATTATACCTATTTCTTACACGCAGGATACCGCGGGGCCGATAACTCGCTACGTTGCTGACGCGGCCGTCATGATGGATTATTTAGTCGGTTTCGATCCGAAAGACAAGGCGACTTGGGAGGGAATTGATAAATATCCAGAAAGTTACACATCTTATCTTCAAAAAGATTCATTGGATGGTGCTCGTATTGGTTTTGTTCCGCAGCTGCTTGGCGATGGAAGCCACCCTGATCATCCCATCGTAACAAAGGTTACTATGAAAGCTATAGAGGACATGAAGTCGGCTGGTGCTACTGTCTTCCCGGTAAGCATTCCGCTACTTGATGACATTGCCGCTGGTAGCTTTGTGCTGAGTGTGAGTGGCTTTGAGTCGATGTGGACTATGGATGAATATTTTACTAGCCTTGGGCCCGATTCGAAATTTAAGAATTTGAAAGAATTTGTTGCTGCCGGTCTCACCTACAAACCGATTTTGGATCGCCTTAAAGAAGATATAAAATTGGAAAACGCATTGGACAATTCTGAGTACGCTAAGCGCCTTATCAATCAATCGCGCTTCCAAGATAAACTTGTAGCGACGATGGATGAGTATGCTCTAGACGTTCTTTTTTACACTCATCAAAAGCGTTTGGTCGTCCCGGCAACTAAAAACCCTGATCAAGTGGAGCGCAACGGGTTTATGGGCTCAAGCTCGGGTCTTCCAGCGATAACGTTTCCCGGGGGATTCTCCCCTGCTAGTAATGAAGCTCCTGCTGGGGTCCCAATAGGCATAGAGTTTTTAGGGCGACCGTTCAGCGAAGCTAAGCTAATAAAACTGGCCTACAGTTACGAGCAATTTACCAAACATCGTACCACCCCACCAGCTACTCCTTCTCTTCCCGGAGAAGCATTTGAATACCAATAA